From Longimicrobiales bacterium, one genomic window encodes:
- a CDS encoding DNA-formamidopyrimidine glycosylase family protein: MPEGDTVHRNARVLNRELKGRRLARFFVRDRGDVPELAGRTIECIEARGKHLLVHIEGGWILRVHLGMKGSWIRRHVHERAPRNITAMLVADETAYICEGAFTAELLRETALRTHPRLGRLGPDLLADPPDIDEAVRRARMPAHASREIGDVLMDQRVAAGIGNVYKSEVLFECRVHPRTRMHDIAADTLAEIFRKAAHLMRLNLLTRRRTAVPLRRRPTPSAQRLWVYMRAGKPCLDCGTPVERFMQGDMNRSTYFCPLCQGGNKAVGRKTSPE, from the coding sequence ATGCCCGAAGGCGATACCGTCCATCGCAATGCGCGGGTGCTGAACCGCGAGCTCAAGGGCCGCAGGCTCGCCCGGTTCTTCGTGCGCGATCGCGGCGACGTACCGGAGCTCGCCGGCCGCACGATCGAATGCATCGAAGCGCGCGGCAAGCATCTGCTCGTCCACATCGAGGGCGGCTGGATCCTGCGGGTGCACCTCGGCATGAAGGGCAGCTGGATACGCCGGCACGTGCACGAACGCGCACCGCGCAACATCACCGCGATGCTCGTCGCAGATGAGACGGCATACATCTGCGAAGGCGCATTCACGGCCGAGCTGCTGCGCGAGACGGCCCTGCGTACACATCCGCGCCTCGGCCGCCTCGGCCCCGACCTCCTCGCCGACCCGCCCGACATCGACGAGGCCGTGCGCCGCGCCCGCATGCCCGCTCACGCCAGTCGCGAGATCGGCGACGTGCTGATGGACCAGCGCGTCGCCGCCGGCATCGGCAACGTCTACAAGAGCGAGGTCCTGTTCGAGTGTCGCGTGCACCCCCGCACGCGGATGCACGACATCGCTGCGGACACGCTTGCGGAGATCTTCCGGAAGGCCGCGCATCTGATGCGATTGAATCTGCTGACACGGCGCCGCACCGCGGTCCCGCTCAGGCGCCGACCGACTCCGTCAGCGCAACGGCTCTGGGTTTACATGCGCGCCGGCAAGCCATGTCTCGACTGCGGCACACCTGTCGAACGCTTCATGCAGGGCGACATGAATCGCAGCACGTACTTCTGCCCGCTTTGCCAGGGCGGCAACAAGGCCGTTGGCCGGAAGACCTCACCGGAGTAA
- a CDS encoding HAMP domain-containing sensor histidine kinase, which translates to MQDHPGPERRSRDRGMSLEYKLPLVITALLILLVAGGAWAAYHQVRNSAIAANESRLHQTAEQLAGLVDNGAQESAADMARAGSAPAVTAALRSGTDDGGAAEVLARLVDRSDSLSVELLLPDGRSVARAGAWPAAVTSTQVDSIRDLVDVGHTGYTPIGVVGGRPYLWITAPLVSGNDTTGAVARLLTIGDPGSAEAVGELIGPGYAVYYVNSVGGPWITLTGEAVEAPFDHNAAVPSQHERPGDGTPAVAWVAPAARTPISLVAEAPLEAVLAGPHSFLKQLVVGAALLIVLGMVGAWLLSRRITRPLRELAEATRQLGTGGRPAPVRSTRHDEIGELAAAFNRMAGEIARSHARLRSEIGEAQNARAQAETANRAKSEFLATMSHELRTPINAIIGYTDLLLLGVPEPLSAAQRQQMERIKVGGNYLIRLVDEVLDLARIEAGRMTIEDDTGDADAIIRDVLVAAEPAAAEKSIALTSDSSGTMGDRLFRGDAYRVQQIVQNLVANAIKFTPASGTVHVSAAADSQDGTFSFTVTDSGIGIEADQLERIFEPFVQVDQTYTRLHGGVGLGLAICRELARIMGGELTVESRPGEGSTFTLRLPQSRENVEAA; encoded by the coding sequence ATGCAAGATCATCCTGGCCCGGAGCGACGCAGCCGCGACCGCGGGATGTCGCTGGAGTACAAGCTGCCCCTGGTCATCACGGCCCTCCTCATCCTCCTGGTAGCCGGCGGGGCGTGGGCCGCGTATCACCAGGTCCGCAACTCCGCAATCGCTGCCAACGAGAGTCGTCTGCATCAGACGGCCGAGCAGCTCGCCGGCCTCGTCGACAACGGTGCCCAGGAATCAGCAGCCGACATGGCGCGCGCGGGCAGCGCGCCGGCCGTGACCGCCGCACTGCGATCGGGAACAGATGACGGCGGGGCAGCGGAGGTCCTGGCCAGACTCGTGGACCGCTCGGACTCACTCTCCGTCGAGCTTCTGCTGCCCGATGGCCGCAGCGTCGCGCGTGCGGGCGCCTGGCCGGCGGCCGTCACGAGCACGCAGGTGGACAGCATCCGTGACCTCGTGGACGTGGGGCACACCGGGTACACGCCGATCGGGGTGGTGGGCGGACGCCCGTACCTGTGGATCACGGCACCGCTGGTCAGTGGGAATGACACCACGGGCGCCGTAGCGAGACTGCTGACGATCGGCGATCCCGGCTCTGCCGAGGCGGTCGGCGAGCTGATCGGTCCCGGATACGCCGTGTACTATGTGAACAGTGTCGGCGGCCCCTGGATAACGCTGACTGGAGAGGCGGTCGAAGCACCGTTCGATCATAACGCGGCGGTGCCATCGCAACACGAACGGCCGGGAGACGGTACGCCGGCCGTGGCCTGGGTGGCACCGGCCGCGCGCACGCCGATCTCGCTCGTGGCCGAGGCGCCCCTGGAAGCGGTGCTGGCCGGGCCGCACTCATTTCTGAAACAGCTGGTGGTCGGCGCCGCACTGCTGATCGTGCTCGGTATGGTCGGAGCCTGGCTCCTTAGTCGCCGCATCACCCGGCCGCTCCGCGAGCTCGCGGAGGCAACGCGCCAGCTGGGCACGGGGGGTCGGCCGGCCCCTGTTCGCTCGACGCGGCACGACGAGATCGGTGAGCTGGCCGCGGCATTCAATCGCATGGCCGGAGAGATCGCAAGGTCACACGCGCGGCTGCGCAGCGAGATCGGCGAGGCGCAGAACGCGCGTGCGCAAGCCGAGACGGCCAACCGCGCCAAGTCGGAGTTTCTGGCCACCATGAGCCACGAGCTGCGCACGCCGATCAATGCCATCATCGGCTACACGGACCTGCTCCTGCTCGGCGTTCCGGAGCCGCTGTCGGCTGCGCAGCGACAGCAGATGGAGCGTATCAAGGTGGGCGGCAACTACCTGATCCGCCTCGTGGACGAGGTGCTCGACCTGGCCCGGATCGAAGCCGGCCGCATGACCATCGAAGACGACACGGGTGACGCGGATGCCATCATCCGCGACGTGCTCGTGGCGGCGGAGCCCGCGGCGGCGGAGAAGAGCATCGCGCTGACGAGCGACAGCAGCGGCACGATGGGCGACCGGCTCTTCCGCGGCGATGCCTACCGCGTGCAGCAGATCGTGCAGAACCTGGTCGCGAACGCGATCAAGTTCACGCCGGCGAGCGGGACGGTACATGTCAGTGCTGCCGCCGACTCCCAGGACGGGACCTTCTCTTTCACGGTGACCGATTCAGGAATCGGCATTGAGGCCGACCAGCTCGAGCGTATCTTCGAGCCTTTCGTGCAGGTGGACCAGACGTACACGCGTCTCCATGGGGGCGTCGGGCTCGGCCTCGCGATCTGCCGTGAGCTCGCGCGCATCATGGGCGGTGAGCTGACCGTTGAGAGTCGACCTGGTGAAGGGTCGACGTTCACGCTGCGACTGCCGCAGTCACGCGAGAACGTCGAAGCAGCGTAA
- a CDS encoding SDR family oxidoreductase: MAQVEAGPAVVLVTGATGYIGGRLVPRLLSAGHAVRCLVRDQGRLQGRSWQDDVEVVTGDVLQPDTLEAAMSGVTAAYYLVHSLGTTDFHERDVAAARNFGRAAAAAGVGRIIYLGGLAEAAPGLSEHLRSRQQTGDALREAGVPVTEFRAGVIVGSGSLSFEMIRYLTERVPVMICPRWVYTRTQPIGIREVLRYLSAALEVPESTGRIIEIGGSDVITYGDMMMTYAEVRGLKRWMVPVPVLTPRLSSLWVNVVTPIPGAIARPLVEGLRNENVVHDNAARILFPQIEPASYRTSVERALSRLQASSVESAWSDALSSSRQAAEPVTLTNREGMVREHRRRVVAASPAEVFRVFTGVGGERGWLYMDWAWRLRGFADRLLGGVGVRRGRRDPDQLRVGDALDFWRVEAIERDYLLRLRAEMKVPGMAWLQFDAVPREDGRTVLTQTAFFAPKGLSGWLYWYGLYPIHRMIFSGFIEAIARQAEGTARQAAPAQPR; encoded by the coding sequence GTGGCTCAGGTTGAGGCGGGCCCGGCTGTCGTTCTGGTGACCGGCGCCACCGGCTACATCGGCGGCCGACTGGTTCCCCGCCTGCTGAGTGCCGGGCACGCGGTGCGTTGCCTGGTGCGTGACCAGGGGCGACTGCAGGGTCGCAGCTGGCAGGATGATGTCGAAGTCGTGACGGGCGATGTACTGCAGCCGGACACGCTCGAGGCAGCGATGTCCGGCGTGACGGCGGCATACTACCTCGTGCACAGCCTCGGCACGACGGATTTCCATGAACGCGATGTTGCGGCGGCGCGCAACTTCGGCCGGGCCGCGGCCGCGGCGGGAGTCGGCCGCATCATCTATCTCGGCGGTCTGGCCGAGGCGGCACCGGGGCTGTCGGAGCATCTGCGCTCGCGACAGCAGACCGGTGACGCTCTGCGCGAGGCCGGCGTCCCCGTTACCGAGTTCCGCGCGGGCGTGATCGTAGGATCCGGCAGTCTGTCGTTCGAGATGATCCGGTATCTGACGGAGCGCGTGCCGGTCATGATCTGTCCGCGCTGGGTCTACACACGCACGCAGCCGATAGGCATCCGCGAGGTGCTTCGGTATCTGAGCGCGGCGCTCGAGGTACCGGAAAGCACCGGGCGGATCATCGAGATCGGCGGCTCGGACGTCATCACGTACGGCGACATGATGATGACCTACGCCGAAGTGCGCGGGTTGAAGCGCTGGATGGTGCCGGTGCCTGTGTTGACGCCGCGACTCTCGTCGCTGTGGGTGAACGTGGTGACGCCGATTCCGGGCGCGATCGCACGGCCGCTGGTGGAAGGGCTGCGCAACGAGAACGTCGTTCACGACAACGCAGCCCGGATACTCTTCCCGCAGATCGAGCCGGCGAGTTATCGCACGTCGGTGGAGCGCGCACTGAGCAGGCTCCAGGCGAGCAGTGTGGAGTCCGCGTGGAGCGACGCGCTCAGCAGCAGTCGGCAGGCTGCGGAACCGGTCACGTTGACGAACCGTGAAGGCATGGTGCGCGAGCATCGCCGGCGCGTCGTCGCTGCATCACCCGCGGAGGTGTTTCGCGTCTTTACCGGCGTCGGCGGGGAGCGCGGCTGGCTCTACATGGACTGGGCGTGGCGGCTGCGCGGATTCGCCGACCGTCTGCTCGGCGGGGTGGGCGTACGGCGCGGGAGACGCGACCCGGATCAGCTGCGCGTCGGCGATGCACTGGACTTCTGGCGCGTCGAGGCCATCGAAAGGGACTACCTGCTGCGGCTGCGCGCGGAGATGAAGGTGCCCGGCATGGCGTGGCTGCAGTTCGATGCGGTGCCGCGGGAGGACGGGCGCACCGTTCTCACGCAGACCGCGTTCTTCGCACCGAAGGGGCTGTCGGGCTGGCTCTACTGGTACGGCCTCTACCCGATCCACCGCATGATCTTCAGCGGCTTCATCGAGGCGATCGCACGACAGGCGGAGGGAACGGCGCGGCAGGCTGCGCCCGCTCAGCCCCGCTGA
- a CDS encoding CYCXC family (seleno)protein, translating into MGRNRKQPRQQVSPFIRYTVVALAVVVLLLGLATTRTANAHHPDPRGDLSAVTVASSSRYASYPRIAEVYDMAAEIPHVLDGLYCHCDCSKHSNHRSLLTCFQDDHGAGCDVCLTEAALAHRMTNEGRSLKEIRQAVDDLYRR; encoded by the coding sequence ATGGGCAGGAACAGAAAGCAGCCCAGGCAGCAGGTATCACCCTTCATCCGCTACACCGTCGTCGCACTCGCGGTGGTCGTACTGCTGCTCGGACTGGCGACGACGCGTACGGCAAACGCGCATCACCCCGACCCGCGCGGCGATCTGAGCGCGGTCACCGTCGCGTCATCGAGCCGCTATGCGTCCTACCCGCGCATCGCGGAAGTCTACGACATGGCCGCGGAGATACCGCACGTGCTCGACGGTCTCTACTGCCACTGCGACTGCAGCAAGCACTCCAATCACCGCTCGCTGCTGACCTGCTTCCAGGATGATCATGGCGCCGGCTGCGACGTGTGCCTCACGGAAGCAGCCCTCGCGCACCGCATGACGAATGAGGGCCGGTCGCTGAAGGAGATCCGCCAGGCAGTGGATGATCTCTACCGCCGATGA
- a CDS encoding YdcF family protein, with translation MNRTRDRHDAIVVLGGMVEEDGTLAPWVAARVERALEAYQAGVAARVVFTGRVGLYGPAQPRVTEAAAMAAYAEQRGLPAAAVLLEEEARDTLGNAYFVRRDILQPNGWSSIRVVTNDFHLSRAAWVFRKVLGPRYDFSFTSAPSGFSTDELIVRALDECRVSVFLNEWLATVEDGDEISVDSVMSHHHPVYGNAPMMSAEEMERRLSEIARIDRIEGTAQWLPRSGVQ, from the coding sequence ATGAATCGAACGAGAGATCGTCACGATGCGATTGTCGTGCTCGGCGGCATGGTGGAAGAGGATGGCACACTTGCGCCCTGGGTAGCCGCGCGTGTTGAGCGGGCACTCGAAGCGTATCAGGCCGGCGTCGCGGCGCGCGTCGTGTTCACGGGCCGTGTCGGTCTGTATGGTCCGGCGCAGCCGCGCGTTACGGAAGCCGCGGCAATGGCGGCATACGCGGAGCAGCGGGGCCTTCCTGCGGCAGCCGTCCTGCTCGAGGAGGAGGCCCGCGACACGCTCGGCAACGCATACTTCGTCCGGCGCGACATTCTCCAGCCCAACGGCTGGAGCTCGATACGGGTCGTCACGAACGATTTCCATCTGTCGCGCGCAGCATGGGTATTCCGCAAGGTCCTGGGGCCGCGCTACGACTTCTCGTTCACATCAGCGCCATCCGGGTTCTCGACGGACGAGCTGATCGTGCGCGCGCTCGACGAGTGCCGCGTCTCCGTCTTCCTCAACGAGTGGCTGGCAACGGTCGAGGACGGGGATGAGATCAGCGTGGACTCGGTCATGAGTCACCATCATCCCGTATACGGCAACGCGCCCATGATGTCGGCTGAGGAGATGGAGCGGCGCCTGAGCGAGATTGCACGGATCGACCGCATCGAGGGCACGGCGCAGTGGCTGCCGCGATCGGGCGTGCAGTAG